From Solanum lycopersicum chromosome 4, SLM_r2.1:
AGGTAGTAATAATAGCaatgataataacaaaagaGGTCATGTTAACTTCAAGAATCCTGCTTTTGAATATATAAAGGGATCAAATGGTAGGGTTTTGATTAAAGTCGCGCCGGAGTTTATGATCAAGTTACTTCAAAGAGGAAATAAGGAGGAAGATGAGGATTGTGGATCTACTAGTAGTACGAGCCCTAATTTTTTGTGTAGCACACCTGAGTTGAGGAAGCATTACGAACAATTGGTTGGTGCAAAAGGGCAAATATGGTCACCTAAATTAGATACTATTTCTGAATATAAGATTAGGTATTCACCTTGTAGATTGATTGGATTGGAATGGAGAGAGAaagaatagtttttttttttttgttaaattgtgatataattagactctttttaatttattccttttgttttccttttaattttagaaGTAAAAGGTTGATTTTGCATCAATTCTCAGCAAAATCTCAAAATTGTAATTGTCTCTAAGGCTGTACAAAgcaatatttattcatttatatatatatatcatgttagTTTTTCAAAGTGAAATATTAAtgcatcaaaaaaaaaaaaagtaaaaatatcaaaattacccTTTTACTATTTGAAATAGAGTAAAATATAtccttcaacattttttttgatACTAAACTATCTTTTCTGTCTTACTATTGGATCACTTCTGTCCTTCCATTTAATGGAATAAGATGTGACATTCAATGGTTTTGGGAGTGTGGTAACGAAGGAGAAGAGAGGAAAGGTGTGGCGGGGATGGGCGAATGTTGGGGCGAAATTATTGTTTATAGAGTTGATGGTGGAAGTGAAAGGGGGAGATTGGATcatttagggtgtgtttggtacgaagcaacatgttttcctagaaaacgtttttctgaaaaacaagtagattttgaatttattttctcatgtttggttggtgagtagaaaatatttttcggaaatgatttttagtgattgatttatgaatgaaaaatatttttgaggaacatctcttatttttactagagtagaaaataatttatgaaattgaaaatattttttaaaaacaatttttttggggtgggatggtgggggggggggggtagtgGGGGCAGGCAGGGGGAGAGgataggagtgaaaaaataaaaatttgaagttgatagtatttttaaaatgcaaaattaattttttgagggGTTGTGGTtgtgggtgggggtgggggctggtaggggtgGGTAGGGGGTCTGGCCGGGGGaggtaggagtttaaaaataaaaatttgaagttgaaaaaattattaaaaagcaaaattaattttttggggaggcAGTGGGGTTGGGGGAGGGGGGCTGGGGGGAGGCGGGTCAGGGatcgggtgaaaaaataaaattttaatacaaatacgAATTGTCTCTTCGCAAAAACTGTTATAATATAGATCCCCTTTCTCTTGATACCTCCATCACAAGCATGTTACTAGCGGTTGATCAATAAGATATCAAAAGGGCCTGAAAAAAATGTAATAGGCTGCTAGTCTAGGCTTGTACCACTTCTTCAAGCTCCTCCTCTTCATTCATAATATCAACAAACATCACTATAGATATCAGGTGATGTTCGAGCTAACTTCAACCATTTCATCGAATACCTATCACCTTCCTAGCTAGCTTCTGTTATGACTTGATCCCAAAATCACTAGCTTCAGATTCGTTGTCATCAGCAACTTCAGATTCATCACCATCACTTGCTTTACAAATGAACCTCTGTTGTGTCCATTTATTGAGATCATCTACTTTCAGCTCATCATCACGGTTCACCCATTTGAGAACCAGATTACTCACAGATATTTCCTGACGTACAAACGTCTTCATTCCAGGGCAGTCGTCAATCTTCACTTCTCTAAGAAATGGAAATTTAAGAACATGCTTCGTGAGAAAGAAACGCCTCAACTTACACGTAGCCCTCCAAGCTGCAGCTCTTCCAATCAGGGGGAAATACGGGCTCATTAGTCATAATTTCTTTTCCTTGTTGTTCTTCTACTGTGATCACTTCTTCCGTTGATTGGCAGCCTGCTATATTCAGTATTCGGAGATTCAGAGCACATCTGGCCACCGATGGAGACATCAAGTTTCTCAATTTTCCACAATTCCTTACTTCTAATATTACAAGATTGCTGAAGTACGCAGTTGGAAGTTGGTAAGAGCATATAACAGTTATGCTGTTAGCCCAATGGATAGTTAGATCTTCAAGGCCGTGACAACAAACCTGCGAACATTGAAGGGATGAAGTAGAAtgacatgagaaaataaatcaacataTTAGCTGTTACATATAATGAAAGAAGAATTTAGAATGAGAATCAGATtaggaatttgaaatttataggtATGTCCAATGTCATCAAGTTAATATACAAGGAAATCTCTAGATATTAATAATACAGATAAAAAGTCGTTGCGCAAAAGCTATTAGGTTCATCTGAGCCCTTAGATTACAATAATGTAGATTCACATATTTTTGTTACCTCCGTCAACATATACAGATATCAGGTGACAAATAACTATCTGAAGATTACTACTACTATTTGCTTTTGTTAAAACGCTAAGAGAGCAGTATACCAGGGGTTTATTAATGCACGACACAAATATGTATAGTAATCAGTAATACAGCTAGTGGCAGAAGACAAACCTCAGAATTGAACATCGTTTTATCGAGATCATCTACTTTCACCTCATTGTCATTGTTCGCCCTTTTGAGACACGGTGTACTCACAGATCCGTGTTGGACAAACGTCTTCATTTCAGGGCAGTCATGAATCCTCACTACTCTTAGAAATGGAAATTCAAGACCACGTTTTGTCAGAAAGAAATGCCGCAGCTTAGGCAGTCCTTTAAGCTCCAGATCTTCCAACAGGGGAAAAAAAAACTCGTTAGTCATATCTTCTCCTTGTTGTTCCTCTTCTGTGATCACTTCTTCCATTGATTGCAGTCTTTCATCTCTAGTATTCGGAGATTCAAAGCACCTCTGGACACTGACGGAGACATCAAGTTTCTCAATTTAGCACAATTAGATACATACAATTTTGCAAACGTACGAAGAGAAAGCAGTAAAGACAGTATTGGAGAGTTTGATATAAAAATTGTAAAGATATAACCTAAATtaaaccccaaaagctagctcaacgAGTGGATGATTGACCAAGTACACACCATTCCATTTTCCAACCAATGTCGGACTCTAACATCCCCTTTCACATCCAGGCCCAATAGGAGCATGGAGCGAGAGCTAGCTCAAACAAGGATGAACCTGACTCTAATACAATATAATAGACAAGGTATGAAGAATCTATGTTACTCAGTCTCTTCAAATATTCGATGGGTGCATGTCGGATACTTTAAAAGTAGTGCATTTTGGAGAATCCGAGCAACAAAGTGGAGAATAActtgatatttcattttaagAGGAAAGCAATATAACTACATGTACATGAGGTGCTAGCTAAGGAAAGAATATGGTATTATGTACATTCCAAGGAAATAGTTTACGTTCATTCTGTAGCAGAGAATTCACTTGACATTACTGTATTATTTAAACTAAATTCAcctatttttttgtgaatgtttatatttgtataaataaaaacacTACTAATATTTAGGattactaaatatttaattagaattgAATATGATTTTAACATGCTTGTCATAAACTAAAGAGGTATGTATTAGTAGTTCCAATAACTTAGCAGAAGatgaatatttttgttgttaaataTAACTCAACTTTCACAATGGATATTGATACAAGTAGATAGtcaatgaattaattaaatatgctATTGTTGTACAACTTCATGGAAACATATTGTTGTTGGCATGTTAGGGTGAATGAAGTGCTTATATAAAGCTGATATCTAGCATAATATTTTGTCACATAGTGTCCATTTCACTACGTTGTTTATCTTGCATTCATaagatacttagaacaaaattttgaagagCTTGATAAAGATACAACAAAGTTTTAAAGAGTATTTttaaaactagaaaattaagACTAGCAGAGAAAATAGAATCAGAAACTGATTgcaaacaatataaaaatattttcc
This genomic window contains:
- the LOC104646915 gene encoding uncharacterized protein; translation: MGNGCYTSNLSTIKVIFHDGTTRMVIGKKLAGEIMFEYPDCMICHADSFFIGQPIPSLGIDDKLKNNDTYFVLPLDSFTNKVLSASSLATLGSNNSNDNNKRGHVNFKNPAFEYIKGSNGRVLIKVAPEFMIKLLQRGNKEEDEDCGSTSSTSPNFLCSTPELRKHYEQLVGAKGQIWSPKLDTISEYKIRYSPCRLIGLEWREKE